The stretch of DNA TTGTGCCCGTCTTGGGAAAACAACCAACTTGGCCTTGTATGTTTTGAGTCTCTGCACATTAGCCTGCAGACCCTCCAAAGAACGGTTCTTGCGACGATGATCAACAGCAATGCCAATAGTTGGAGCAAGTTTTTTGGGAATTCCAGCACTCTAagatatataaatgaatattattcggtcagaaagaaaagagaagaggcAGAATTTTTAATGCTTTACACAGTTTTAGAGTAATTACAcgcttctattttctttttttcctttcaacacgAATCATATATGTTTGAACGGAAAAGGGATAACTAAGAATTTTCCAAGAAATCAAAATTTCATACTTCTGACTAGCAATCAGCATGTTCAGTGATACAAACATTAAGAATCTATTGCAAGTCATAAATTACTCATAAAAAGGATCTTTTGGGAGGTGGGAGAAGAATTATTCATTTTACCTTCAATTCTTCAAGAGAAAATCCTCTTCCAGCTCTGACTTTCATGTTGTATTTCAAAGTCTGACCATGAACAACAGGCCTGAGAGGTCCAGCAGTTGGCCTGGGGAAAATTTTGACAGCCTTCTTCTGCCGAgctgaaaaaacaaaattaaaagacaaacaCAGCAATTATTATAAACTCAAACTAATTCTTGTTTAATGAATAATAAGAAATTAGGTAAAAATTACCTAATCGTCTTCTGGTCTTTCTGGCTGGTTGATTAAACCAAGTCTTAACATAGTTTTGCCAATGTTTTCGGAAATGTCCACTGGGGATGACGTTGTTATGCTTAACCATTGCTTAcctaaaataacaaagaaataaaagaacaacaaaaacaacagaGTGAACAAAagatcacataaaaaaataaaatagacgAATCAGCTCCAAACTGCCATCAACATACTATGCCATTATAACCAAAATG from Vigna unguiculata cultivar IT97K-499-35 chromosome 8, ASM411807v1, whole genome shotgun sequence encodes:
- the LOC114193536 gene encoding 60S ribosomal protein L13-1-like codes for the protein MVKHNNVIPSGHFRKHWQNYVKTWFNQPARKTRRRLARQKKAVKIFPRPTAGPLRPVVHGQTLKYNMKVRAGRGFSLEELKSAGIPKKLAPTIGIAVDHRRKNRSLEGLQANVQRLKTYKAKLVVFPRRAQKVKSGDSSAEELANATQVQGPFLPIVREKPSVDLVKVTDEMKAFKAYYKLRLERTNQRHYGARLKKAAEAEKEDKK